A stretch of DNA from Acidobacteriota bacterium:
CTGGGGAGCGAAGTTGCCGGCGAAGAGACTGACCTGCCCGGTAAAGAATTGCGGCATTTCCTTTCTCCGTGAATTTGGTTCGTCTCTAGCGGATCAGTTGCGGGTCGGAAACACGCCTTCGAGGCAGATGATGTAGTTCATGCCCAGAGTGCCGAACTGCGCCTCCTGGCCGGTGCCCTGCATCACCGTCTGCTGCAGGCCGGGCTTGGTCGCCGGCAACCCAGGACCGTTACCCGCCCCCAACACCGCCCGGCTGCGCAGATCCGGAAGCGCGAAATTGTTGACACCGTCGCCGCCATAGATCGTCCCGATGATCGCGAAGAGCGAAGGATTGCTATTGACGGAGATCAGGGCACCGTCGCAAAAGGCCCACCCTCGGGGCGCGAAATTGCCGGCGAACGGGGTGATCTGACCGATAAAAGCTTCCATGAGATTCCTCCCAAAGAGTTCCAGCGTTCGAGTCTTCGGACGGGGGTGTCCGAGCCCCGGACAACGTTTCGCCAGCAGAGGCTAAAGCGCCCGCGAGGTCGGTGCGCAGCCCCTGGTCCGGCTGACTCCGTCGAATTCGTCCTAGGGATGGCGAGACGTGATCGAGCCGTCCATATCGACTGCCGGAGACAGCTCCGCAAGGCGAGAGTCGCCGTTCGCCGGAGCGACGAACAGCGGATTGATGTTTGGAAGGTTGTCGACCGCACCGTCCA
This window harbors:
- a CDS encoding tail fiber protein: MEAFIGQITPFAGNFAPRGWAFCDGALISVNSNPSLFAIIGTIYGGDGVNNFALPDLRSRAVLGAGNGPGLPATKPGLQQTVMQGTGQEAQFGTLGMNYIICLEGVFPTRN